The region CAGCGTTAACTATCAAGTGACTTAACATTATGAAACTATTATTTCTGAAGCACTACAGCATGAATTGGCCTGCTTGCAAGCTAACTTACGGCTAATGTTTGCACAACTTAGTAGTTAACGTTAAGCTAACACGTTTCAGCATTACACAATGCACTTTTACAATTCAAACAGCAAGACAAACAATAACTTATGCAAACAGTAATAAAATACTGGAACAAAGTTACCTCGCGTTGAAGACAAAACCATAATTATGCCCTGTATCGGCAAATAAAACAGGGCAGTGCAGCAAGTGCAGCTTGTCCGTTACGCCAAGTGCTGAGCGCAAACATACACGTGCTCTCTCTCAGTGACACGTGCACAAAGATACAGTCAACGGCGGGTTCATTGTTTACATTCTGGGCAGGATGAAACTAACCGGGCTGCCCAAATACAAATGAAGAGTGAATAAACTTTAAGTGGGAaactaatgactattttcaATAAAGCtgacaatttttttcttttttattaaaaaaatttaaaagtttGGTGATATGGTATCATCAGATGCCTTGTTTGTCTTACCAACACAccaaaccccaaaatattcaatttacttttTAGATAACGAAAAGCaaaaaaattctcacatttgggTAGCTAGAAACTTAAAACAATGGAAATTTActtgaaaatgtattcagattattaatcaattatcaaaatagtggcTGATTAAGTTTTTGTTCATCGACTAATTGTATATGTGACTAACATCAGATCTTTACACTTTGGGAGATCATTTCAAGAATGATCAAGAATTATTTGAATGCATTCTTTGGTTTACTTGTGTACAACATGATGATTTATAAACTGGTAAAAGCAAAAATTGTACTCAACATTATAGCAGCCCATCAGCAGGGCTTACATTTTGGTAATGATGTCAAGTCAACTTAAAGAAAATgagtcaatgaaacaaactggAATTATATCAACAATACTTAAAATGCTCCAAAGACTTAAGTGCACTCAAAACAAATGAGATTACTTCAACAATTGATTTTTGAGTGAGATTTAATTCATGAGAATGAGTGACTCCAACTTTTTTCCAAGATTAAGTTAACTTACTTCTTTTTATTAAGATGTACTGTTAGATTTTACAGTGTAGAAAGCAGTACCATTGTTTAACATGAGTTCTCATGCTTATTCATGAAAGAAAGTTAATTATCCTTAGTACTCTATCATGCCATGGATTTTCTTTATGTGTACTCAAACACTGTTAATATTACTGTTCATGTTCCTAATATGTTTTCACTGCTGGTCTCCTCACTTCCTGTAAGGCAGTTTGATGCATGAGGTTGATCTCACCTCCTGAAAATTATACACTATTGTCTCAAATTAAGCATCATAAAGTCACACAAACAAGCAGCTAAAGTAgattcaacacacacactgaacattCATTGCAGTTGTGTTGAATTTCATCATCCTttacacatttctgtttctcaGGTCACTCAGTGTAACTCATCTACAAACTGTATTCAAAGTCCAGACAAAAACTTGACTTCCCTTCTCTTTTTCAGTGTTGGTAGACAGCATATTGAAGAGTCAGTCAAGGATTTGGGGGGAATAtacttgttttctgtcttaccCAGAGTCATATCAGAAGAGACAAGCAATGTCAAAATTGTGACTAGTTTCTGGAAACAAGTGAGTTACAAATGAGGAATGACCTGATAATGGATTCATTGTTATTAAGTAGTTCATGGATTACTCTGAACCTAGGACTAGAAAGGCTAGTAGATAATGATCACTAGAGAGACACTATATTACTGAAACATGAGGTAATGATTATACTTCATAATGATAATACTGAGTCGTTCTTGATTAAAGACGAGACAAAGCTACATTTCATATGTGTTAGCCTGAAATGCAAAAATCGGTTTGATGGAAGCCAGAGGGTATGATGGTGGTATAGAGGGACAGATGAAGGGACCCTCCTAACCGACAGGGGGCAGACTGCAGGAAAACACGCACCGCAAACCTGCAGTGTCGAAAGCAGAAACGGAAGTGAGATTAATATCAACAACCTGAGTTTGCGCAACTCAGCCAAAACTTCACTGGAGTCGGAACAGATATACTCCATAAAGTTATTAAAACCGATAAGAATGCCGTAATAAACCCCGGCACGTTATGGGGGAGGCGTTTTCCTGCACGTCGTGGAAGTGGTTTGTTTCTGTGCGTAAACTCTGTGGCTAGTTTAGCCATTTGGAGGAGCTAAGTTAGCTCAGTTTTTGTCAGCTGACTGGTGTGAACTCATTTTGACAGCTCCAGTAAGCAAACAGTCGTTTAATATGCTCAGATATTGCTCTGTGCTTAGTTTTAACGAGGCTGCAGGTCTAGCCAGGTTGTTTGCTCGCTGGTAGTGTTTATGATAGAGCCCGGTTCGCTCGCAATGCTCCTGCAGCTGCTCCCGCCTGTCAACTAGCTggctcttctcctcctcctcctccttctgtcgCCCGATGGCTCACTGCGGCTCCTCCGAGCCGAGCGCGAAGGTACAGCCGCCGCGTCCGGACAGCGGTGCCGTTATCATGCCCTCACAGGGTGGCGTAGACCAGAGCATGAAGCCGGTACTGTTCGAGATCTTTGGCGAGATTTGGACCGTCCAGTCGCGGCTCGGCCAAGGAGTGTCGGCCTCGGTGTACCGGGTCAGCTCAGGCAGAGCCACCACCGCCGCCGTCAAGGAGTTTCAGGCCGACACTCAGGGAGGAGATTACGGGTTTCACAAGGAGAGGTCGGTGCTGGAGGACATCCAGGGACATAAAAACATCGGTAACAGCATTATTTTTCCTGTGTGAAAACCTGCAGGGTATGAGTGGCGTGAAGCATAACACAGAGCCTGTCACGAAACCAGGGaatttaaatgtcattataaCCTTTCTATAAGAGACGGGAAGATTGCATGGTGGTGTTTATGATACTGGATTGTTTTGATCAAGCCTGTGTATAGCCTTCATTTATGCTTTTTAGTTGTAGAGGTCTTTTAAATTGAGAACATGCCAAATTCCATTAGAAAACATATCAATTTAAGAGGAACTTGCTTGTCATCAGTGCTATGTACTTGTCCTGATATTCTCTAAGACATTTTACAACTAGTtcaggtatttttttaaattctgcttATGATAACCCAGGAAACAGGAACTTACTTCAGTAATATGTCAGTCTTCAAAATGTCGTTGGCCCAATCCCAGACCAGTCCCTACCCACTACCACTTCACAACCAAGTGTCACTCCAAATCAAATTACACCCGCAGCTGTGGAGGGCACTTCTAATGAAGGGGGAGGGTATAAATGGATTGCCAAACTATGGGACGCCCTTGCCACTTTACCAGAACAAGGAAGCAGACGTCACCATGGCAATGGATAGACGCCGTGCTTGCACGGTTGTTACGCTGTTTCACAGTTTACGAGAATTAGAATGAGCTATGAGGTAAATTTGACACATTTGAATTATTCTTATGTAGGCTTTGCATGCATGCAGGCATTTGTGGGTTTGCTACAAGTCAAGTGACCTCAGGGGCAAAGTGACATTCaactcagttttgttttatcttttcacaCCACACATTCTGAGATTTTGTTTGAGACTGTAAAGTTAGcgtgaggaaaacaaaaatgcttGATCTAAAATACTTGACAAAGTAGAAAGACAGAACTCTTAcatttgtctgttgtttcttcCATTCTCCTGTTGCATGTGCACTTCCTGTTAGGACAATCGTAAGCCTGCACCGATGCAGACTCGCTATTTAAGGGTTTCACAGTCCACTTACACTCAACGCTAATCTGATTGGGACGGCCCTTAATATGGGGAACCTCCACATGAACACGCAAACAGAGGCGGAGTGGATAGGACGAGGGGATAGGAGCTGGTTTGGGCCATTCTGTTATTCCACAAAATAGTTGATCATAGAGAGCTCTGTAAACAACATATTATAACACTTTAAATACCTCTGCAGATGAGCATTATTATAGTTTACTGTTACACATTTCTCCTACAGAAAAGATCAGGGGTGACATTTAATCAGTTTTATATCCAATCTCAAAGCATGACTCATAGTCGAGTATAATGCTGCAGCCTCACtgaatgagtgagtgattttttttatttatttttttttaaaggaagtcCTTGTTGATAGATGAAGTGAATGGTGTTGTTAAAGAGGACGTTCATATTTACCGTCTCTTTAACGTCATCTGAATGCAACAGTACAGGCCGTTCTGTTTGTGGTGACAGATGTGTTCTCTACTCTTGATGCAGCGACATTGTACGGGGTGTTCACCAACCACAGCTGTATGGGCGTTGCCACTCGCTGCCTTCTGCTGGAGCTCTTGGATGTCAGTGTGTCGGAGCTGTTGGTGAGAGGCAGCAGCGGTACCCAGGGTGGCAGGTATGTGAAGTGATGTCAGTGCTCATCTTACAGTTTAACCCTGACTGTGTCGGGGTTGCCGGCTCATCAGAGTGGCTCCACTATGTCCAGACTGAAACGCTTAATGTGTCATATTCATACACTCTCTCTCATTAAACTGGGAAATCACCTTCTCCGCcggtgtgtgtttctgaagaCCAGTAATGATACTTTTCCACTAGCGTCTTGCCATGCAGGTAGTTTCTGCTGCATTTGGTGTCAGTTTTGCAATATCACTCTTACAAACTTCCCTGGCCCCCCTAATATAATAGAGCTGAATAGAACTGTGTTTGTGCTTCGAGCATTCAAACATGTGATGGTGAAATGAGGCACTCAAGGTTTCTGATACACTGAGGCAGTAAAAGTTTCATTTACTTAAAGCTTGACATGACACCGTGCACACTTCCACCTACTGGTTAAACAAATGTGCTGCAAATAACCGGCATGTGAATTCTGTACATGACACATACAGCAGCGCTAATGTGTGGTGCAAATAGCTTAATGGCAAAAGCTGGTTCAAGTCTCCTATTGTGAGCTGTGCacttatgtgtttttttgttgactgGCTTTTTCCACTGAATAAATCTCTTTTGATAATATTGATAGGAAATGGTAAAATATAAAGTAGGCAATACTCATTACAGTGTCAGTGCTGGTTTTACAGACTGACTGGTcattattcagtatttaataAAAGCAGGAATTGATAAGAGAAATTGGTCTTATGCTATTCATGAACTGAGGCCATTTAGTGCAATGCTGCCTCACAGCACCGGTCAAAAAATGAAGCCTCCTAGTATGTGAGTATTTCAATAactctatactgtatgtacttggTTCTGTGGCcatcacaaagctgaaaaactaCTAACCTGAATGAATGCTTCAAATTTATTGAAAAATCATATAATAAGTAAAGCTGTCATATACAAAGGAGAGCTTTGGTTTTGTCTTTAATATGATGTGCTTTTGGTAGACCCCAGCAGGGCCACTCCATGTGGCTCGTCCAGCACTGCGCCAGAGACATCCTGGAGGCTCTCGCCTTCCTTCACAGGGAAGGCTACGTCCACGCCGACCTCAAGCCGCGCAACATCCTCTGGAGCGCTGATGACGAGTGTTTCAAGCTCATCGACTTCGGCCTCAGCTTCAAAGAGGGAAACCAggtgggatgtgtgtgtgtgtgtgtgtgtgggaattTGTAGGTTTGGGAAAGATGAGCGGGGATAACTGCGGACTTTGTTTCTAACTGCGACCCCTCGTCACCTCCTACCAGGATGTCAAGTACATCCAGACAGACGGGTATCGTGCTCCAGAGGCCGAACTTCAGAACAGTCTGGCCCAGGCCGGGGTGGAGATGGACGGAGACTCGGGTTGCACGGCTGCCGTAGACCTGTGGAGCCTGGGCATCATCCTGTTGGAGATGTTCTCAGGAATGAAACTTAAAGACACCGTTCGCTCGCAGGAATGGAAGGTATATGCTGAAACCTATTCAGTGTGGATCGCTGTATGAATCAATGATATTGAAGGtctcattgtgtaaatgttTAGTAAAAAGGTGTATTCTAGCATGGAAATTAAACAGAGTGAGATATGTTTCTGTTGAAATATGTTTACTATATGTACAGACTAGATGTGGAGCTCGTCTGACAGGGCTGTGGGAGTACACCAGGCAAAAAAGGTTGTTTAGATGATTAAAGGAAGACTAATCAGTTTAAACGTTTGGTGAAACAGCTGGTTTAAACAactgagatttattttttagcTGTAcctaataaatgaaaaaattctAATTCCGTAAGATTCTTTTTGCAGGTTTGAGACTGTaattaaacatgcaaaaaattAAGTAAGAGGAATGATGTCCTTGGTTGTAACAGTAGGTTTGATAGTTGCCCTTAACTAAGTGCTTCACTTGAAAATAACAAAGTACAACGtattgaatctttttttttttttttgaaaaattgatgaatatgacaacaacaacaaacatataCTCTACATTGATGTtaggaataaataaattactcaaattttgaattttgtagAATTTTTACAAGTTTTGGATGTTATTCGGGAGGAAAAGTCCTTGTTGCAAAAGTAAAACAGTATTCTACGctctgctttctctccttcagGACAACAGCACGGCCATTGTAGACCACATGTTTGCTAGCAACAGTCTGGCGTGCCCTGCCATCCCAGTCTATCACCTCAGAGACCTTATTAAAAGGTAATCAGAGGACTATTTTGCTATGTACTACACTCTGTAATGGTATTCTCACCTGTATAAGCAGTGGAATATCGActgtgatgataataataataataatgtcattgATTTATATCGGATGTTTGTCACTTTGTGCGTGCAGCATGCTTCTAAACGACCCAAAGCAAAGATGCACAGCTGAAACTGCCCTGCTGAGCCCATTCTTCAGTATTCCCTTCGGTATGTGTCAGCACTTGAGACGTCTACCAAGATGAACACGTTTCTCCATAGCTGTATTTACATATATTGTACGTATGTGTCTGCTAGCTCCTCACATTGAGGACCTGGTTCTGCTGCCCTCTCCGGTACTGCGTCTGCTTAACCTGATTGATGACAGCCATCTGCACAATGAAGAAGAGTATGAAGGTACTACACaaccaaagtgtttttgttttttttttaataggcAATTTATCTGTTAagtttcagtcattttgttTGATCAGATTTATTCCCTTTTTTCTAGTAGATTGTTTTAGAACTCCACGCAAGCACTTctgtattatttgttttgtctgtctttgttcttCCCAGACATCCTGGAGGACATGAAAGAGGAGTGCCAGAAGTACGGCTCAGTGGTTTCTTTGCTCATCCCCAAGGAGAATCCAGGGAAAGGACAGGTTAGACTGTTGTTCTACTTAACGAGGGTGCCTCTTCAGAAAAATTTCAGTTCAGTTGTTGGAAGACAAAGACAATATTTGACAGCTGTTTCATTGTTCCACTTTTGTGCATCCACCAGGTGTTTGTAGAGTATGCTAACTCCAGCGACTCCAAAGAAGCTCAGAGGCTGCTGACCGGCCGCACCTTTGATGGGAAGTTTGTTGTGGCCACCTTCTACCCTCTCAGCGCCTATAAAAGAGGTTACTTGTATCAGACAGTGCAATGAAGTTCTAAAGCTCAATTTACACCTCTGCAttatttgcatgtttaaaaaaaaacactgcatagGGCACCACAGGCGAGAAAGATTTCCTCTTAAAAAATAACTTCAAACAATACAAAGTCGCAAGTGGTTACCCTGCAGTTTAAGTCAGAATAATTCACTTATAATATAAATGAGTGTAGTTAAACGTTCTGCATGCTATCCACGTGGTTTTCTCCAGCAAATCTGTGTTTCATGCAGAGTGTAAATTGAACTCAGCCGTGAGGAGCGTACACCAACAGCTCATTTTCGCTGCATCCAGTCTGTGCGATACTCTTATTAGTGCATATCCATCCAGTGCTTCAAGGTGACCTGCATATGTCTTGTTTaattcactttctctctcactcattcagaGGATTAGTGTGCTGAGAGgatgcataataataataataataataactgaaatCTTCTCTGATGAGAATACTAGATAAGAAGTATTTATCTAATAGTAGTCTAGTGTGCCTCAGACATGAGCAAGTTTGAGAATCCTCAATCTACACAACATCTAAATAGTTGCATCTCTTTTAGATAAATCATAAGTGAAACACTTAATCTCATCAGTTGAGTCATGGATGTGATCAGGTAAATGCAGCAGGATAACACTGATCTCCCAGTAATAAAGAATGGGAGTTTTATATCTCAAACTTAAAATCCTGATGACAAAAATACCCTGAAAATTGCATCCCTGTAAACTGAAGATGTCCTGTGGTAAAATAATTATCATTGTATTATTGTTGCCtaattatatttatgttaattaGAGGAAACTGCATGGTACAA is a window of Thunnus thynnus chromosome 8, fThuThy2.1, whole genome shotgun sequence DNA encoding:
- the uhmk1 gene encoding serine/threonine-protein kinase Kist, which encodes MAHCGSSEPSAKVQPPRPDSGAVIMPSQGGVDQSMKPVLFEIFGEIWTVQSRLGQGVSASVYRVSSGRATTAAVKEFQADTQGGDYGFHKERSVLEDIQGHKNIATLYGVFTNHSCMGVATRCLLLELLDVSVSELLVRGSSGTQGGRPQQGHSMWLVQHCARDILEALAFLHREGYVHADLKPRNILWSADDECFKLIDFGLSFKEGNQDVKYIQTDGYRAPEAELQNSLAQAGVEMDGDSGCTAAVDLWSLGIILLEMFSGMKLKDTVRSQEWKDNSTAIVDHMFASNSLACPAIPVYHLRDLIKSMLLNDPKQRCTAETALLSPFFSIPFAPHIEDLVLLPSPVLRLLNLIDDSHLHNEEEYEDILEDMKEECQKYGSVVSLLIPKENPGKGQVFVEYANSSDSKEAQRLLTGRTFDGKFVVATFYPLSAYKRGYLYQTVQ